A genomic segment from Nitrospiria bacterium encodes:
- a CDS encoding SRPBCC domain-containing protein: MENIVLEYTYPYAVEHVWTALTDPEELAEWLMPGDFKPVVGHKVTFRCDPQPEFDGTVEVEVLEVDEPRRLSYSWKTGNMQKPTTVTFVLTPTRDGGTRLRLEHTGFEGDSGRTMLPLFKGGWGHKLTAQLEPVIAHVAKKAAD, translated from the coding sequence ATGGAAAACATCGTCCTTGAGTACACGTACCCTTATGCCGTCGAACATGTCTGGACGGCCCTGACCGACCCCGAAGAGCTGGCCGAATGGCTGATGCCGGGGGACTTCAAACCCGTGGTCGGACACAAGGTGACGTTTCGTTGCGATCCTCAACCGGAATTCGACGGAACGGTCGAGGTGGAGGTCCTCGAGGTGGACGAGCCGCGGCGGCTTTCCTACAGCTGGAAGACCGGCAACATGCAAAAACCCACGACCGTCACCTTCGTTCTCACGCCCACCCGCGACGGGGGCACCCGCCTGCGGCTGGAGCACACGGGCTTTGAAGGAGACAGCGGACGGACTATGCTTCCCCTCTTCAAGGGAGGCTGGGGACACAAACTCACAGCCCAGCTTGAGCCCGTGATCGCTCACGTGGCTAAAAAAGCAGCGGATTGA
- a CDS encoding four helix bundle protein, which translates to MGFQYEKTDVYRRAVNFAGRIYRFADELPKSRWELADQFKHAAMSISLILAENNEGWYPNERKDFFLMTRGSAVECIPLLDLCRRQKLIDESECVRLKGELVILARMLTRLLRETEEEREQ; encoded by the coding sequence ATGGGCTTTCAATATGAAAAGACAGATGTCTATCGGAGGGCCGTGAACTTTGCGGGGCGGATTTATAGGTTCGCCGATGAACTCCCCAAGAGCCGATGGGAACTGGCGGATCAATTCAAGCACGCGGCGATGTCCATTTCGTTGATCCTTGCCGAAAACAATGAGGGATGGTATCCGAATGAACGAAAGGACTTTTTTTTAATGACGAGAGGCTCGGCCGTCGAGTGCATCCCTTTATTGGATTTGTGCCGGCGGCAAAAGTTGATCGATGAATCCGAGTGCGTGAGGCTTAAAGGGGAGTTGGTCATCCTGGCCCGGATGCTGACTCGGTTGCTGCGGGAGACGGAGGAGGAGCGGGAACAATAG
- a CDS encoding metalloregulator ArsR/SmtB family transcription factor, with the protein MKTVLRAIADPTRREILDTLLAKEEESVTDLTKDFDMSLAAASQHLKVLREAGLIEGRREGRQIFYRLNPAPLYGVARWIHPYERFWKTKLAALDAHLRRRHGKHRP; encoded by the coding sequence ATGAAGACCGTCCTTCGCGCCATCGCCGACCCGACCCGCCGGGAGATCCTCGATACCCTGCTGGCCAAAGAGGAGGAGTCCGTCACGGATCTCACCAAGGATTTTGACATGTCCCTGGCGGCCGCCTCCCAGCATTTGAAGGTGCTCCGGGAGGCCGGGTTGATCGAGGGTCGGCGCGAGGGCCGGCAGATCTTCTACCGCCTCAACCCCGCGCCGCTGTACGGGGTGGCCCGGTGGATCCATCCCTATGAGCGGTTTTGGAAAACCAAACTGGCCGCTTTGGACGCCCATCTGAGGAGACGCCATGGAAAACATCGTCCTTGA